A genomic segment from Triticum dicoccoides isolate Atlit2015 ecotype Zavitan chromosome 1A, WEW_v2.0, whole genome shotgun sequence encodes:
- the LOC119294562 gene encoding uncharacterized protein LOC119294562, with protein sequence MGGGDAAAEQEAKRAAAAAYDYEADPRWADYWSNVLVPPHLAARPDVIAHFRRKFYQRFIDRDLVVEPMSTTGSTQASRPDIRSSPSASSESVRARNSGSSSRSAAPPPAAPQAGAANPLRFDAKTIHFSVNAWVLVVAGLGMLPILPKHLADRACKLSLLGTVLSSGYSLYSTYGKPRELNMAAIQGWLQSVLGAKDFIHLMFSFLLVTSQLHLKIAALPVFCWALDHVARFLRRNFSRSSFYRGYLEEPCLWVETNNTTLSLLSSNAELALGFLLIISLFSWRRNFIQTFMYWNVLKMMYRAPVTSSYHQSAWAKIGRTVNPYIDRYAPFLQTPISMVQRWWLR encoded by the exons ATGGGGGGCGGGGACGcggcggcggagcaggaggcgaagcgcgcggcggcggcggcctacgACTACGAGGCCGACCCGCGCTGGGCCGACTACTGGTCCAACGTCCTCGTgccgccgcacctcgccgcccGCCCCGACGTCATCGCCCACTTCCGCCGCAAGTTCTACCAGCGCTTCATC GATCGTGATTTGGTGGTCGAGCCTATGTCAACCACTGGTTCCACTCAGGCGAGCAGGCCAGACATAAggtcttcaccttcagcatccagtGAGAGTGTCAGGGCTCGCAATTCAG GTTCTAGTTCCAGATCAGCTGCCCCGCCACCAGCAGCACCACAAGCAGGGGCTGCAAACCCTTTACGTTTCGATGCAAAGACTATACATTTCTCCGTAAATGCCTGG GTACTGGTTGTTGCTGGTCTGGGAATGCTTCCGATCTTGCCAAAACATCTTGCAGACAGAGCTTGCAAGCTTTCGTTGCTGGGAACAGTCCTCTCCTCAGGATATTCGTTATACAGTACCTATGGG AAACCAAGAGAATTGAACATGGCTGCAATTCAGGGTTGGTTGCAGTCAGTACTTGGAGCCAAGGACTTTATCCATTTAATGTTCTCTTTCTTGCTCGTCACATCTCAGCTGCACTTAAAGA TTGCTGCGCTACCTGTCTTCTGCTGGGCGCTTGATCATGTTGCCAGATTCCTAAGGCGTAACTTTTCCCGCTCATCTTTCTACAG GGGATACTTGGAAGAGCCTTGCCTTTGGGTGGAGACAAACAACACCACGCTCAGCCTCCTTAGCTCGAATGCTGAACTTGCCTTGGGGTTCCTTCTGATCATATCACTGTTCTC GTGGAGGCGCAATTTCATCCAGACATTCATGTACTGGAAC GTGCTGAAGATGATGTACCGCGCGCCCGTGACATCCAGCTACCACCAGAGCGCGTGGGCCAAGATCGGGCGGACCGTCAACCCGTACATCGACCGCTACGCACCGTTCCTCCAGACACCCATCTCCATGGTCCAGCGGTGGTGGCTCAGGTAG